A single region of the Leptodactylus fuscus isolate aLepFus1 chromosome 5, aLepFus1.hap2, whole genome shotgun sequence genome encodes:
- the LOC142204438 gene encoding A.superbus venom factor 1-like translates to MGCRLLWLTLLALLAGCFGQPCTLITPSVLHLESEETIVVDGHNKAFEAIIVIQNFPKRHVTLVMEKISLNSGNQFLGTAKVTIPSTHLAEDPKGKQYVYVTVKSPVCNIEKVVLLGHESGYIFIQTDKTIYTPGSTVLFRVFSMNYKMSSVNKAVTIEFSTPENKIVKRSLGYISHSGMLSLSYRLPILVSLGVWTISAKYEDSPLHSYSAHFEVKEYVLPTCEIQLIPTKRYFLVDDPEFVVNIKAKYFYGKPVSGMGFVIFGVKKADMRTSLPDTQSRIVIESGEGVAVLRRQDLMKIFRTVDEMLQYSLYISVTVITDSGGEIVETELEDVHIVKSPFKVLFNKATKYFKPGMPFDLMVFVTNPDGSPASQVPVVAEPGKVMGITGAEGTVRLTLNTAANIKTLQITVRTTHPTLPGAQQATASMTAHAYQSGGDYLHIAVTAAKVKPGENLAVNFILRNTNVAIQNQIQHVTYLIMAKGRILAAGRQPRQQGQTSVTMSLPITEEFAPSFRIVGYYIADNEIVSDSIWMEVTDTCLGTLSVTGNTDKDNKVQGPGSFLRLKLQADHRANVGLVAVDKRVNGLNSKYKISQKMVWESLETSDLGCSPGSGADSMGVFYDAGLALQSSLQTTTQQRTELQCKVHGARRRRFSAQLIEETTTDASKHKELVKRCCTRGMHENPMGDSCEKQAENIVESKECVEVFLDCCKYTELKRKEKRSLKEQDEDSRTLQYEARTARRRRSIYDEDDDEYLTDDLIISRRDFPESWFWKEERMGDRSDNKGISTKVLNVFLKDSITTWEFLAVSFSETKGICVSKPYDVQVMRDIFIDLKLPYSVVRNKQVEIRAVVYNYGNFKIKVRVELAHNPNFCSLSPARKKFRQFVAIKPQSSVAVPFIIVPLNLGYHDVEVTVAVSGQEEADGVRKTLKVVPEGVYSIRNMTGVTLDPQVNGDGVQVEVLSPLNDNNIKPVAGVETIVNIKGNPDGAPVEDAVDGTNFSPLIIVPRGNGEENMITMAPNVITTIYLDATNQWEKIGVTRRTEALNNIKKGYTQQLVYRKSDNSYAASKDRSSSTWLTTYVAKVFAMGQGLVEIDTNVLCESIKWLILEKQNADGRYKEDAPVLRQELVGGIKGSSDDVALTAFVLIAMLESEKICSPHVNSLRFSIEKATSFLQSHYQGLVKPYTIAITSYALAMAGAINNPDKLLSGATGRDHWKELGDNFMTIEATSYALLALLRLKQYDLTGPIVNWINEQKYYGAVYGSTQATFVMFQALAEYEMDKISMNDINLDVSLSFKDSEYPLSFRINQGNAMQTYVAQTNVNADFVVKAAGKGKVTLTGVSVYYAPLIDNENECNNFDLSVTATEDANARTSEGVWTTISVEICTRHLKDNDATMSILDISMMTGFIPDIESLNKLKRGQDKYVSKFEINKEPKDRNSLLIYLDKILHRQEECIKFNVHQIYKVGVIQPASVTVYEYNSPENRCTKFYHMDKDSKMLATICQDGVCRCAAENCFLKQHLDDVIDAEGRFFKACATRVDYVYKAHLEELQKNDKYDIYVMKIILVLKAGKDENTLDTQKKFLSHIKCRKTLDLVKGRDYLIWGPEGELWNEPSGYTYIIGKDTWIEWWPNESDCQNPENKKRCDDLSDLSDSLLFTGCLT, encoded by the exons ATGGGGTGCAGACTTCTCTGGCTCACCCTCCTCGCTCTTCTGGCTGGCTGCTTTGGACAACC GTGCACTCTTATTACACCCAGCGTGCTACATTTGGAGAGTGAAGAAACCATCGTTGTAGATGGACACAACAAGGCTTTTGAGGCTATCATTGTGATTCAGAACTTCCCCAAGAGGCATGTTACATTAGTAATGGAGAAGATCTCCTTGAATAGTGGCAACCAATTCCTGGGCACAGCTAAAGTCACG ATTCCATCTACACATTTAGCTGAAGACCCAAAGGGCAAGCAATATGTCTACGTGACTGTGAAGTCtcctgtgtgtaatatagaaaaagttGTCCTGCTGGGCCATGAAAGTGGATATATCTTCATCCAAACTGACAAGACCATCTACACGCCGGGGTCCACAG TTCTCTTCCGTGTCTTTTCTATGAACTACAAGATGTCCTCGGTGAATAAAGCAGTGACCATTGAGTTTTCG ACACCTGAAAATAAAATTGTGAAGCGAAGCTTAGGCTATATATCTCACAGTGGCATGCTTTCCTTATCCTACAGACTGCCCATACTCGTGag TCTGGGTGTATGGACCATATCAGCAAAATATGAAGACTCTCCGCTGCATAGTTACAGCGCACACTTTGAGGTGAAAGAATATG TCCTCCCTACATGTGAGATTCAGCTGATTCCAACAAAGAGATATTTCCTTGTCGATGATCCTGAATTTGTAGTAAATATTAAAGCAAA GTATTTCTATGGGAAGCCTGTAAGCGGCATGGGGTTCGTAATATTTGGGGTCAAAAAAGCTGACATGAGGACCAGTCTACCAGATACCCAGAGTCGGATTGTG ATAGAGAGTGGAGAAGGAGTCGCTGTACTGAGGAGACAAGATCTTATGAAGATCTTCAGAACTGTTGACGAGATGTTGCAGTATTCCTTATATATATCGGTCACTGTCATCACTGATTCTG GTGGAGAAATTGTGGAAACTGAACTGGAAGACGTTCATATTGTGAAATCACCTTTTAAGGTTTTGTTTAACAAAGCCACCAAATATTTCAAGCCTGGAATGCCATTTGACCTTATG GTATTTGTGACAAACCCAGATGGTTCTCCAGCAAGTCAAGTCCCAGTGGTGGCTGAACCAGGAAAGGTGATGGGTATAACCGGGGCAGAGGGGACAGTAAGGCTGACACTAAATACTGCTGCGAATATAAAAACCCTACAAATTACT GTGAGGACAACACATCCTACACTCCCTGGTGCTCAGCAAGCAACTGCATCAATGACAGCCCATGCTTATCAATCCGGTGGAGATTACCTGCACATCGCTGTCACTGCCGCAAAAGTCAAACCTGGGGAAAATCTGGCTGTAAATTTTATTCTTCGTAACACCAATGTGGCCATTCAGAACCAGATACAACACGTCACCTACCTG ATCATGGCCAAGGGCAGGATACTGGCAGCGGGCAGACAACCTAGGCAGCAGGGTCAGACTTCGGTTACTATGTCTCTCCCCATCACAGAAGAATTCGCCCCATCCTTCCGTATAGTTGGATATTACATTGCTGATAATGAGATCGTCTCTGATTCTATCTGGATGGAAGTAACGGACACATGCCTGGGAACG CTATCAGTGACCGGTAACACAGACAAAGACAATAAAGTCCAAGGCCCTGGTTCTTTCTTGAGACTGAAACTACAAGCAGATCACAGAGCCAATGTGGGACTGGTGGCCGTAGACAAAAGGGTCAATGGGCTGAACAGCAAATATAAGATCTCCCAAAAGATG GTGTGGGAATCACTGGAGACATCAGACCTTGGCTGCTCCCCGGGAAGTGGTGCCGATAGTATGGGGGTGTTTTATGATGCCGGCTTGGCCCTACAGTCAAGTCTCCAAACAACAACCCAGCAGAGAACAG AACTGCAGTGTAAAGTCCATGGAGCACGGAGGCGAAGATTCTCCGCACAACTGATTGAAGAGACAACTACAGATG CCTCAAAGCACAAGGAGTTAGTGAAGAGATGCTGCACTAGGGGCATGCACGAAAATCCTATGGGTGACAGCTGTGAAAAACAAGCAGAAAATATCGTAGAAAGCAAAGAATGTGTGGAGGTTTTCTTGGATTGCTGCAAATACACTGAACTGAAGAGAAAAGAGAAGAGAAGTCTGAAAGAACAAGATGAGGACAGCAGAA CACTACAATATGAAGCCCGCACTGCTCGGAGGCGCAGAA GCATttatgatgaagatgatgatgaataTCTCACAGATGATTTAATTATATCAAGAAGAGATTTCCCAGAGTCCTGGTTCTGGAAAGAGGAGCGTATGGGAGACAGATCTGATAATAAGGG AATTTCAACCAAGGTTCTTAACGTCTTCCTGAAGGATTCTATCACCACTTGGGAGTTCCTGGCTGTGAGTTTCTCTGAAACTAAAG gtATTTGTGTGTCCAAGCCGTATGACGTCCAGGTAATGCGTGACATCTTTATAGACCTGAAGCTCCCATATTCTGTGGTGAGAAACAAACAAGTGGAAATTCGAGCCGTAGTTTACAACTATGGTAATTTCAAGATCAAG GTACGAGTGGAACTAGCTCACAATCCAAACTTTTGCAGTCTATCTCCAGCAAGAAAAAAATTCCGTCAGTTCGTAGCCATTAAACCTCAGTCTTCGGTAGCCGTTCCTTTCATTATTGTCCCCTTGAATTTGGGCTATCATGATGTAGAGGTGACGGTTGCAGTTTCTGGACAGGAAGAGGCAGATGGTGTTAGAAAGACGCTGAAGGTTGTG CCTGAAGGTGTTTATAGCATAAGAAATATGACAGGAGTGACCCTGGATCCACAGGTCAATGGAG ATGGTGTTCAGGTAGAGGTTTTGTCTCCACTGAATGACAATAACATTAAACCTGTGGCCGGCGTTGAAACAATTGTGAACATTAAAG GAAATCCCGATGGCGCCCCGGTTGAGGACGCAGTCGATGGCACCAATTTCAGTCCTTTGATCATTGTTCCACGTGGTAATGGAGAAGAGAACATGATCACTATGGCTCCTAATGTTATTACAACCATTTACCTTGATGCCACCAACCAATGGGAGAAAATTGGTGTGACTCGAAGGACTGAAGCCCTCAATAACATCAAGAAGG GTTATACCCAGCAACTCGTCTACCGTAAGTCAGACAATTCCTATGCAGCTTCAAAAGACAGGTCATCCAGCACATG GCTAACTACTTATGTAGCCAAAGTCTTTGCAATGGGTCAAGGACTGGTGGAAATTGACACCAATGTTTTGTGTGAATCCATTAAATGGTTAATACTGGAGAAACAGAACGCAGATGGAAGGTACAAAGAAGATGCTCCAGTTCTTCGTCAGGAGTTGGTG GGCGGTATCAAAGGGTCTTCAGATGATGTTGCTCTTACAGCCTTTGTCCTCATTGCTATGCTGGAAAGTGAGAAGATCTGCTCTCCACATGTCAAC AGCCTGAGGTTCAGCATCGAGAAGGCGACCAGTTTCCTACAGAGTCACTACCAAGGTCTTGTAAAACCGTATACCATCGCTATAACCTCCTACGCTCTTGCTATGGCTGGGGCAATAAACAATCCAGATAAGCTGCTTTCTGGAGCCACAG GCAGAGATCATTGGAAGGAGCTGGGGGACAATTTCATGACTATTGAGGCCACATCTTACGCCCTTCTGGCTCTCTTGCGCTTGAAGCAGTATGATCTAACTGGACCGATAGTGAACTGGATCAATGAGCAAAAATATTATGGAGCAGTCTATGGTTCCACCCAA GCCACATTTGTGATGTTTCAAGCTTTGGCTGAATACGAGATGGACAAGATATCTATGAATGATATAAATCTAGACGTGTCCCTCAGTTTCAAAGACAGTGAATATCCATTGAGTTTCCGTATTAATCAGGGCAATGCTATGCAGACATATGTGGCTCAG ACCAATGTGAATGCAGACTTTGTTGTTAAAGCGGCGGGTAAAGGGAAAGTTACATTGACG GGTGTATCGGTTTACTATGCTCCATTGATAGACAATGAAAATGAATGCAACAACTTCGATCTTTCAGTTACAGCTACAGAAGATGCAAATG cTAGGACTTCAGAAGGTGTTTGGACAACAATATCGGtagagatttgtacaag ACATCTTAAAGACAATGATGCCACCATGTCTATCTTGGATATCTCTATGATGACTGGATTTATCCCCGATATTGAAAGTCTCAATAAG CTAAAGAGAGGACAGGACAAATATGTCTCCAAGTTTGAGATTAACAAAGAGCCAAAAGATAGAAATTCACTCCTCATCTACCTGGATAAG ATCTTGCACAGACAAGAAGAATGCATCAAATTCAATGTCCACCAGATCTATAAAGTTGGTGTCATCCAACCTGCATCTGTCACTGTGTATGAGTATAACAGCCCTG AAAACCGCTGCACTAAGTTCTACCATATGGACAAGGACAGCAAGATGTTGGCCACGATATGTCAAGATGGTGTGTGCCGGTGTGCTGCAG